A region from the Corylus avellana chromosome ca7, CavTom2PMs-1.0 genome encodes:
- the LOC132187580 gene encoding GCN5-related N-acetyltransferase 8-like, whose protein sequence is MAAAAPPPPPTPAAITLPDPTPTGQPVFARVRLGNASDVPHIHKLIHQMAVFERLSHHFSATEASLSSTLFTSPPFQSFTIFILEVSPNPFPPTIPPHPLFSPITQIAPLDLPINDPEKEAFRSHNSGGLDVVIAGFVLFFPNFSTFLGKPGFYVEDLFVRDCYRRKGFGKMLLSAVAAQAVKMGYGRVEWVVLDWNVNAIKFYEEMGAKVLQEWRICRLTGEALQAYGSAHN, encoded by the coding sequence atggccGCCGCCGCACCGCCGCCGCCACCAACCCCAGCGGCCATAACGCTGCCAGACCCAACCCCAACGGGGCAACCTGTCTTCGCCCGCGTGCGCCTGGGCAACGCATCGGACGTCCCCCACATCCACAAGCTGATCCACCAGATGGCCGTCTTCGAGCGCCTCAGCCACCACTTCTCCGCCACCGAGGCTTCCCTCTCCTCCACCCTCTTCACCTCCCCTCCCTTCCAGTCCTTCACGATCTTCATCCTCGAGGTCTCCCCGAACCCATTCCCACCCACTATCCCTCCTCACCCTCTCTTCTCACCCATTACTCAAATTGCCCCTCTCGACCTCCCCATCAACGACCCAGAAAAGGAAGCGTTCAGATCCCACAACAGCGGCGGCCTCGACGTTGTGATTgctgggtttgttttgtttttccccaACTTCTCGACGTTCTTGGGGAAACCGGGGTTCTACGTGGAGGACCTGTTTGTGAGGGATTGCTACAGAAGGAAAGGGTTTGGGAAAATGCTGCTCTCTGCCGTGGCGGCGCAGGCGGTGAAAATGGGATATGGGAGGGTGGAGTGGGTGGTGCTGGACTGGAATGTTAACGCTATCAAGTTCTATGAGGAAATGGGTGCTAAGGTCTTGCAGGAGTGGAGGATTTGCCGCCTCACTGGTGAAGCTCTCCAAGCCTATGGAAGTgctcataattaa